The Henckelia pumila isolate YLH828 chromosome 2, ASM3356847v2, whole genome shotgun sequence genome includes a window with the following:
- the LOC140879936 gene encoding DUF21 domain-containing protein At4g33700-like isoform X3 has product MEALPIFLDGLVSAWGAILISVTLILLFGEIIPQSICSRHGLAIGATVAPVVRLLVLICFPVAYPISKLLDLLLGHGNKALFRRAELKTLVNLHGNEAGKGGELTHDETTIIAGALELVEKTAADAMTPISDIFAIDINAKLDRFLMNQILEKGHSRIPVYYEQPTNIVGLVLAKNLLTVHAEDEVPVKSVTVRKIPRVPETMPLYDILNEFQKGHSHMAVVIRPSSKAMDQPATSIPMDQSVVDVRVDIDGEKLSKENKNAKVPIPLQKWKSFPNRGNNSFKGTPRARSKKWTRNMYSDILQIDGMPLPMLSEEGEAVGIITMEDVIEELLQEEIFDETDYHVEDS; this is encoded by the exons TTCTATTTGGCGAG ATTATCCCACAATCCATTTGCTCTAGACATGGACTTGCTATCGGCGCTACAGTTGCTCCAGTAGTTCGCTTGCTTGTCTTGATATGTTTTCCAGTTGCGTATCCAATTAGCAAG TTGTTAGACTTGTTGCTGGGCCATGGGAATAAAGCTCTATTTCGACGCGCTGAATTGAAAACACTTGTTAATTTACATGGAAATGAG GCAGGTAAGGGTGGAGAACTTACACACGATGAGACAACAATTATTGCAGGGGCACTGGAACTCGTGGAGAAAACAGCTGCTGATGCCATGACCCCGATATCCGATATTTTTGCAATTGATATAAATGCGAAGCTTGATAG GTTCTTGATGaatcaaattttggaaaaaggACATAGCCGAATCCCGGTCTACTATGAACAACCTACTAATATTGTTGGACTTGTTCTG GCTAAAAACTTGCTTACCGTTCATGCAGAGGATGAAGTCCCAGTGAAGAGTGTCACTGTTCGCAAAATCCCAAG GGTCCCAGAAACCATGCCACTATACGACATTTTGAATGAATTCCAGAAGGGCCATAGTCATATGGCTGTTGTGATAAGACCGAGTTCTAAAGCCATGGACCAGCCTGCTACCTCAATACCCATGGATC AATCAGTCGTGGATGTGAGGGTAGACATTGATGGTGAAAAGCTTTCAAAGGAGAATAAGAACGCTAAGGTCCCAATACCACTGCAGAAATGGAAGAGTTTCCCAAACAGAGGGAACAATTCATTTAAGGGTACTCCTAGGGCTAGGAGCAAAAAATGGACCAGAAACATGTACTCTGATATCCTGCAAATAGATGGAATGCCACTGCCTATGCTCTCTGAAGAAGGGGAAGCAGTTGGAATCATAACCATGGAAGATGTCATCGAAGAGCTTTTGCAG GAAGAGATATTTGATGAAACTGATTATCATGTTGAAGATTCATGA